From Pseudomonadota bacterium:
TAGAATTCCAAAACTCTCAAAATTCTCATCAAATAAATTGGTAATTTTAAGGAAGATCTCAAAAGACTTAGAAGCTTTATAAGTGGAGTCCAAATTGACGACAGTATACCCATCAATCGTTCCATTCCTATCTTGGTTATTTTCGTCCCCTCGAGCATAGACATCACTGAAGTAGTTCGCAGTAATGCCCGTTTTCCAAGTACCAAACGCCGTATACTCGAACCTTGCCTTAAGGGTTTGCTCGGGTATGTTCGGCATTTTATTTCCTGGATTTACTGTGATCACCTTTAACCCGTTGACTGTCCGATGCGAAGAATTATTGGGGCTATTGATGTCAAACGTGCTCTCAAACGTCGCGTCCAGGTAGCTGTAGTCGGCACGGAACCCGAAGTCACCAAGTTCCCAACCCATTCCAACTTCAAAACCCTGCCTTTGTGTTTCACCCACGTTATCGAAAAAGCCTGCATTCCCGATTGTGGAACCGGCCGCGTTAATGAATTGAATGTCATCTTCCAAGGTCGTGTTATAGATTGCAAAATTCCATACGTAATTTCGACCATAGCCTCTAGCACCCCATTCAATCGTTTTCGCGACGATCATATCCAATGGAGGATCAGCTAAGAACGCATTAGGTAACTTACACGGCGCATCAGGGTCAGCACATGTCAATTCAATTGGAGTCGGCGCCCGCATACCCTCCGAGTACTGTACGAAAGTCGTGTACCCCGGTTTTGGGTTGTAATTTACCCCAACCGCTGGGTTGAAGCGTTCAAAAGTATGCTTACCATTCAGTGCGGGATTAGCGCCACTACCATCCGCAATATTGATTTTTGCTTGATTCCAACGCAGTGAAGAAAGAACCGATATCTGATTTGTGACGTCATACATATCACTGACGTAAAGGCCGAAGTACTGGTTATCAGCATCGGCTTGAACTTCATTTTCAAAACCTTCTCCAGTACTAGTTGTCGTTCTTAACGCTCCCGAGCTAAACACGGCGCTCTCTTCTTCGTTACTAAAATTACTCTGACCGATATCTAGCGCACTTCCAATATTAAGCACATGACGAGAGAACAATCCTGTCCACTGAAGGGAAGCACCGTAACTCGTTGTTTTTGTCGTCGATCCCTCATTTGCACCGGGACACTCAGCATCATCACCGCCTGCGTCTTCGAAAAGTGTCTCGTCGGCGGCATCTATATCACCATCGCCGTCTAGATCTAGCTCATCTTCCTCGTAACATCGGGCCCCACCCAAACCAGTGGTATTACTTAGGCCGCTAGTGCCAATGAAATCATCGTTTACATTACTATTCATGTTTTCAT
This genomic window contains:
- a CDS encoding TonB-dependent receptor; the protein is MSRGLSLIVFFLSVISGFSTVHAENRINELETDSIQLISTTPVPGLGTDVRKIPGNVQSVDNETLSEQNSMNAAEFIERNLNSVSVTHAQNNPFMPDLMYRGQMASPLLGNPNGLAVFMDGTKMNEPFGDTLKWDFIPQNAISKISIIPGSNAVYGLNALGGVLSLTTKSGFQNPGSTFSSYGGSWSRQNYEFSYGMSKDNKDFFFAGTLFDEDGFRDSSDSNVKQLFFKFGQETELMDYDISLTWADSLLNGTQALPVSFLGNREQAYTYPDTNENELAFLNMTWRRFTEKNNLLSGVAYYREYENENMNSNVNDDFIGTSGLSNTTGLGGARCYEEDELDLDGDGDIDAADETLFEDAGGDDAECPGANEGSTTKTTSYGASLQWTGLFSRHVLNIGSALDIGQSNFSNEEESAVFSSGALRTTTSTGEGFENEVQADADNQYFGLYVSDMYDVTNQISVLSSLRWNQAKINIADGSGANPALNGKHTFERFNPAVGVNYNPKPGYTTFVQYSEGMRAPTPIELTCADPDAPCKLPNAFLADPPLDMIVAKTIEWGARGYGRNYVWNFAIYNTTLEDDIQFINAAGSTIGNAGFFDNVGETQRQGFEVGMGWELGDFGFRADYSYLDATFESTFDINSPNNSSHRTVNGLKVITVNPGNKMPNIPEQTLKARFEYTAFGTWKTGITANYFSDVYARGDENNQDRNGTIDGYTVVNLDSTYKASKSFEIFLKITNLFDENFESFGIL